ATAAAATCAGTTAGGAACATTGGGATAGGTTATGCGGTTTATCTTGAAGAAAAGCCTGATATTCCTTCAGAGTATGCAGGAGAACCTCTTCGTTGTCATGGCTTTCATCAGGAACAAACCATACATGATTTTCCAATACGAGGAAAGGTATTTGATTTGAAGATTAAGTGTCGAAGGTGGTTGAATGCCAATACAAACCAAGTGGTTAGCCGAAATTGGGAACTTACGGCAAAAGGAACGCGATTTACACAGGAATTCGCGGCTTTTTTAAAAGAATTACCTGGATACTCATCCCATAAGTGCTAAATCCCTTGCAGTGCATTATTATCTGGATGGCAAGCAGTTGCAAGAGCAATACAAGGACTATCTGAGTGATTATCATCAGTGGGATCAAAAATCTCATGCTCACCAATGGCTGCTTTATCCGGATAATGTAGGCCGCTTCTTAAGTATAGATGAAACCAGCTTGTCTAACGGAGAACTATATACTATTGTCACCAACAAAGCGGCAAAAGGAGGTAAAGGAACCATTGTGGCTATGGTTCGGGGAACTAAGGCAGAGGATATTGTCGCGGTTCTCAACAAGCTGCCAAAGCGTGTCAGGTGGAAAGTCCGGGAAGTTACCATGGATATGGCAGCCAATATGGAATACGTGATCAAAATTTGCTTTCCCCAAGCCAGTAGAGTGACCGACAGGTTTCATGTTCAACAGTTGGCTTATGATGCCGTTCAGGAGCTCAGAATTAAACATCGTTGGAATGCACTGGACAGGGAAACGATCGATATGGCATTAGCGAAAGCCTGCGGAAGGAAATACAATCCACCGGTTCTGGCAAACGGAGACACTCTCAAGCAACTACTGGCGCGTAGCAGATATTTGTTGTTTAAGAAACCCACAGCATGGACATATTCTCAGAAAACAAGAGCTGAAATTCTTTTTGAACTGTATCCTGACCTAAAGAAAGCATATCA
The sequence above is drawn from the Microbacter margulisiae genome and encodes:
- a CDS encoding ISAon1 family transposase, producing MHYYLDGKQLQEQYKDYLSDYHQWDQKSHAHQWLLYPDNVGRFLSIDETSLSNGELYTIVTNKAAKGGKGTIVAMVRGTKAEDIVAVLNKLPKRVRWKVREVTMDMAANMEYVIKICFPQASRVTDRFHVQQLAYDAVQELRIKHRWNALDRETIDMALAKACGRKYNPPVLANGDTLKQLLARSRYLLFKKPTAWTYSQKTRAEILFELYPDLKKAYHFSLQLGAIYHQTKDKGVAFAKLAQWYDRVDNSGILSFGSITRTIQSHYLTILNYFNHRSTNASAESFNAKIKAFRASFRGVRDVNFFLFRLTKIYA
- a CDS encoding ISAon1 family transposase N-terminal region protein, which codes for MEKETELKSAEHQLLELILPEGILEYFEIKSVRNIGIGYAVYLEEKPDIPSEYAGEPLRCHGFHQEQTIHDFPIRGKVFDLKIKCRRWLNANTNQVVSRNWELTAKGTRFTQEFAAFLKELPGYSSHKC